From Paenibacillus sp. FSL H8-0537:
TTCTCTGTTTCGGCCTAAAATACAAATGATCCATTTAAGCACTCGCTCCTCTCTCTGCTTTTCCCCATACACAATACTTTCCTATATTTCAAAAGCAGAGGCTGCCCGCAGGCAGCCCCTCTTTTTCTTCAGCTATTCGGCTACTGGCCAAGCGAGCCTTGCAGGCTCTTGGCGCTGAACGACGGATTAGCCTGGATATTGGTCAGCCCTTCCGTACGAGCCGCTGCTAGCGCTTTGTTGTATCGCGTATTCAAATCTTTTATCGCTGCTTCCAAATCCTGATTGCTGGTTAGAATGTATTCAATAAATACGTCGGTTGCTTTTTTACCTTCCAGCTTCGTTTCTGTAATTGAAGTTGGAGTGGCAGGATATATGCCATCATATTTTGTTGGAAGAAAGCCCTCGATACCCTTCAGATCCGGCTTGCCAGACGCTTCGTTAACATAAGGCAGAACAGAAAGCCCCAGCCCTTTTTCTTGATAATCTTTACGAAGCTCAAGCGTGTACAAATACTCTAAAAATTTCGCTGCTGCTTCCTGCTTGTCCGATTGTGTGCTGATGCCAACATAGCCGCTCGCATTCACCCACGTCACCCCGTTATGCTCGCCGTCCTTCGTCGGAACTAGAGCTGTTGACCAACGGATATCCGTAGGGAACTGCGAGGAATATACCGCTGGCTCACTGGAATGATTGACATACATGCCAATTTTGCCTTGTGCGAACTGTGCGCGCAGCGGATCAATATCAAGCGATTCCACCCCTGGCATCATACTGCCGTCCACCTTCATTTGGTGAAGCGATTGTGCAATATCACGGAACATCCCGAAATCAAATTCGCCCGTTTTATAATTAAAGCCCTCGTGGCTCGTTTCTGAGCTAAGCGAACCTGACGCATAGGCCGGACGAGTAAAACCGGAGCCATTTTTGAAATTGCTGGCGAAGCCATAAACGCCCTCAGCCTTACCCTGCTCCGTTATTTTTTTCGCTACTTCAACCATTTCATCAAGCGTCTTTGGCGGTTCTGTATACCCTGCCTTCTCCAATAGATCCACATTGTACAGCAAGCGCCAGAACTGCCCTGTATTTGGAAGCAAATACACATGGCCCTCTTTTGCATAAATGTCCTCGATTAGCAAGCCATCGAACTTGGCTAGAAAATCCTTGCTTAACAGCTGATCGAGCGGCGCAAAATAGCCTTTGCTCACATAGGTTTGAAAGTCATAGTTCTTGAAAATGTCCGGAGCCTGATTGCTTGCGAATGCAACCTCAACCGCCTGATTGTAGTTATCCGCCATAACCTTCATTTCGACTTCGATATTATCTGTATTCGTCGCGTTATATTTATCGACCTGCTCCTGCATATAATCCATATCATGACGGTCACCCGTCCAATAAGAGAGTTTAATCTTTGCTGCGCTGCCTGCACCCTCTGTGCCTGTGCTTGCTTCTGGTGCGGCATTCGTTCCGTTACCCGTTGAGCATGCTCCTAGCATCAAAGCCAATACCAGCAAGCTGCAAAGCAGAAACGAGCGTTTCGTTGCAAATCTTTTTTTCATCTGTCGTACCTCCCCTTTGTTTGGCAAGCGGCGTTATAGCGGTGTCTACCGCCCAGCTCCTCTTGCTGACCTCATTGTAGCATCGTTGCCCACTTGCCCATGAAGGACAAAAACACGATTCTGGGAGGGCAAAATCACTTTGATTACGCTTTCGGTTCCGAGCTTTCGTATTTGCTGCGGAATTCCGTAGGCGTCAGCCCGGTATGCTTTTTGAACAGCTCGGTAAAATAAGGACGGTCCCGATAACCAAGCTCATACGTAATATCCTGCACCTGCAGCCCTTCCAGCAGCAGCTCCTTTGCCTTGTCCATCCGTGCGGAGGTGACGTATTGCATGAACGTCATTCCGGTCTCTTTTTTAAACAAATTGGAAAAATAGCTTGGGCTCAAATGGACGACATTCGCGCATTCCTGTACCGTCAAGTCGCTGCCTAGCCGCCCGCCCACATAATTCATAGCCTGATGGATGAGCTGGCCGACATTGTTTTTCTGGCGCTTCTGGAGCCAGTCACAGCCGGTCAGTCCGAGCTCCTTCACATCCTTAATCAGCTCGGAGGTAGATAAATACCGGCCTTTCTTAATGATGTTCAGCCGTTCATCGAGCCATATGCGCTGCTTGCTGTCCGCCTTCTCGGCAATGACGCGGTAGATGGAGAAGGCCAGTCCATAAAACAGATTGGTCATCACATCAGGATCAGGCGGCGTCGGATAACGCAGGCATTCCTCGGAAATACTCTCCAGCAGCTTCTCTGTCCCTTCCCGGTTGCCTGAGCGCAAGCAATAGAGCAGCTCCACTTCCTTATCTGCGGAATAATGGGGTGAAATATCATTTTGCCGTTCAATATCGCTATAGGAGATAACGCTGCCGCTGCCGGAATAAAACTGATAGCTGAGCGCTGTTTTCGCCTGATTATAGGAAAGAGCGATTTCGCTGATTCCTTCCACGCAGCTTCCGACGCCAATGGAAATGTCCCGCTTCGCGTAGCGATTCACATTGTCCCGGCACTCCTCCGCCAGTGCCAGCATCCCCACCTCCTCATTGGAATTCAGCAAAATGACAAATTGGCCCAGATGCTCTCGAAATACGATGCCTTTCGCCTGTTTTTTGATCGTTTCCTCCATGATGTTTTGCACGGCGAAGCGGGTTAGCTCCACTTCCCGCACGGACAGCGGGGAATGCTCGTCCATTAGCCCCTCGATCTGCACAGACATTGCTACGAAACGACGGGTATCCATATCAATGCTTAGAAACTCCCACTTGTCATGCGCCCGCTCGGGCAGCTCATCATGCCGGATCAGCAGTCGAAAATACTCTTGGCGCAAATAGGGCAAGCTTTCCCTCACCTTGCGCTCCAGCGTCAACCGGTCCAGCTGCTCCAGCTGCTGCGTTTCAATCTGCGC
This genomic window contains:
- a CDS encoding extracellular solute-binding protein yields the protein MKKRFATKRSFLLCSLLVLALMLGACSTGNGTNAAPEASTGTEGAGSAAKIKLSYWTGDRHDMDYMQEQVDKYNATNTDNIEVEMKVMADNYNQAVEVAFASNQAPDIFKNYDFQTYVSKGYFAPLDQLLSKDFLAKFDGLLIEDIYAKEGHVYLLPNTGQFWRLLYNVDLLEKAGYTEPPKTLDEMVEVAKKITEQGKAEGVYGFASNFKNGSGFTRPAYASGSLSSETSHEGFNYKTGEFDFGMFRDIAQSLHQMKVDGSMMPGVESLDIDPLRAQFAQGKIGMYVNHSSEPAVYSSQFPTDIRWSTALVPTKDGEHNGVTWVNASGYVGISTQSDKQEAAAKFLEYLYTLELRKDYQEKGLGLSVLPYVNEASGKPDLKGIEGFLPTKYDGIYPATPTSITETKLEGKKATDVFIEYILTSNQDLEAAIKDLNTRYNKALAAARTEGLTNIQANPSFSAKSLQGSLGQ
- a CDS encoding helix-turn-helix domain-containing protein; this encodes MSEITMCIIDDVKTVIDGIVSKIPWGEHGIKIVGTAANGKDGLQLIKEKHPHIVLTDIRMPMRTGIDMIRELKESGEPEAKVIFFSGYTDFTYAQESVRLGAFDYLVKPFTTQQIVEVVLRAKAQIETQQLEQLDRLTLERKVRESLPYLRQEYFRLLIRHDELPERAHDKWEFLSIDMDTRRFVAMSVQIEGLMDEHSPLSVREVELTRFAVQNIMEETIKKQAKGIVFREHLGQFVILLNSNEEVGMLALAEECRDNVNRYAKRDISIGVGSCVEGISEIALSYNQAKTALSYQFYSGSGSVISYSDIERQNDISPHYSADKEVELLYCLRSGNREGTEKLLESISEECLRYPTPPDPDVMTNLFYGLAFSIYRVIAEKADSKQRIWLDERLNIIKKGRYLSTSELIKDVKELGLTGCDWLQKRQKNNVGQLIHQAMNYVGGRLGSDLTVQECANVVHLSPSYFSNLFKKETGMTFMQYVTSARMDKAKELLLEGLQVQDITYELGYRDRPYFTELFKKHTGLTPTEFRSKYESSEPKA